From a region of the Emcibacter sp. SYSU 3D8 genome:
- a CDS encoding bifunctional alpha/beta hydrolase/OsmC family protein, protein MPVPSGKITFKGTQGQDLAARLDMPDGEVRAYALFAHCFTCNKDALAASRIARGLSERGIAVLRFDFTGLGSSDGDFANTSFSSNVEDLLAAAEFLRREHRAPAILVGHSLGGAAMLRAAVDIPEANVVATIGAPADPAHVARLIKDPEDEIRRKGKAVVDVGGRPFEIGAGFLDDLRTHQPSDYLGRLHKALIVFHAPLDQTVGIENAGDIFLAARHPKSFVSLDGANHLLSNVADAAYVADILAAWASRYMEGAEADAGEFPPDGLVRVSDTGPGRLEQDVRVGRHHLVADEPTTIPGGADRGPTPYDLLGASLGTCTSMTLRLYADRKKFDLRHIVVDVVHDRIHATDCTDCETREVKIDVLRRTIRLEGDLSDEEREKLIAIADKCPVHRTLTNEIRIETVEA, encoded by the coding sequence ATGCCCGTGCCGAGCGGAAAGATCACGTTCAAAGGGACACAGGGGCAGGATCTCGCCGCCCGTCTCGACATGCCCGATGGCGAGGTGCGCGCCTATGCCCTCTTTGCCCATTGCTTTACCTGCAACAAGGATGCGCTGGCGGCGAGCCGGATCGCGCGCGGCCTGTCGGAGCGCGGCATCGCGGTGCTGCGTTTCGACTTTACCGGCCTGGGTTCATCCGACGGCGATTTCGCCAACACCAGCTTCTCGTCGAATGTCGAAGACCTGCTGGCGGCGGCAGAGTTCTTGCGGCGCGAGCACCGGGCGCCTGCGATCCTGGTGGGACACAGCCTTGGCGGCGCGGCCATGCTGCGTGCGGCGGTGGACATTCCCGAAGCCAACGTGGTTGCCACCATTGGCGCGCCTGCCGATCCGGCGCATGTGGCGCGCCTGATCAAGGATCCGGAGGACGAGATCAGGCGCAAGGGCAAGGCGGTCGTCGATGTCGGCGGCCGTCCTTTCGAGATCGGGGCCGGGTTTCTCGACGATCTCAGGACCCACCAGCCAAGCGACTATCTGGGCAGGCTGCACAAGGCCCTGATCGTGTTTCACGCACCGCTGGACCAGACCGTGGGCATCGAGAATGCCGGCGATATTTTCCTGGCGGCGCGGCATCCCAAGAGTTTCGTGTCGCTGGACGGCGCCAATCACCTGCTCAGCAACGTCGCCGACGCCGCCTATGTCGCCGACATTCTCGCTGCCTGGGCCTCGCGCTACATGGAGGGCGCGGAAGCGGATGCAGGCGAGTTCCCGCCGGACGGGCTGGTCCGCGTGTCGGATACCGGGCCAGGCCGTCTGGAACAGGATGTGCGCGTCGGCCGGCACCATCTTGTTGCGGATGAGCCCACGACCATTCCCGGCGGTGCCGATCGCGGCCCTACCCCGTATGATTTGCTCGGGGCATCGCTGGGCACCTGTACCTCGATGACCCTGCGTCTCTATGCCGATCGAAAGAAATTCGATCTGCGGCACATCGTTGTGGACGTCGTGCATGACCGGATTCACGCAACCGATTGCACCGATTGCGAAACTCGCGAGGTCAAAATCGATGTACTGCGCCGGACCATTCGCCTGGAAGGCGACCTGTCGGACGAGGAGCGGGAAAAACTGATCGCCATTGCGGACAAATGCCCGGTGCACCGGACACTGACCAACGAGATCAGAATCGAGACGGTGGAAGCCTGA
- a CDS encoding CaiB/BaiF CoA-transferase family protein gives MGPLQGVKVIEIAGIGPGPFCAMMLADMGADVIRIDRKDPSGRGGTTAGGNARFDVLNRGRRSLALDLKKPEAIETVLKLCETADVITEGFRPGVMERLGLGPDEVMKRNPKIIYGRMTGWGQEGPYAPVAGHDINYIALSGVLHALGREDSKPVPPMNLVGDFGGGGMMLAFGIACALIEASKSGKGQVIDTAMVDGAALLMAPMYGMQAMGRWNGDKRGVNILDTGAHFYEVYETKDGKYISVGSIEPQFYKLLVEKSGIDADVFSDQHNKDKWRGYKDTLTMVFKTKTRDEWCAIMEYTDVCFAPVLSMNEVHEHPHNKERGTFIEVAGVRQPGPAPRFSRTKPQVQRPSPAPGEHNEEALKAYGFSGADIEKLKTAGAI, from the coding sequence ATGGGTCCGCTTCAGGGCGTCAAGGTCATCGAAATAGCCGGCATCGGACCGGGTCCGTTCTGCGCCATGATGCTGGCCGACATGGGCGCCGACGTCATCCGCATCGACCGCAAGGATCCGTCGGGCAGGGGTGGCACCACGGCCGGCGGCAACGCCCGGTTTGACGTGCTGAATCGCGGCCGCCGCTCGCTGGCGCTGGACCTGAAGAAGCCCGAGGCGATCGAGACCGTGCTGAAGCTGTGCGAGACCGCCGACGTGATCACCGAGGGCTTCCGCCCGGGCGTCATGGAACGCCTCGGTCTTGGTCCGGACGAGGTGATGAAGCGCAACCCGAAGATCATCTATGGCCGGATGACCGGCTGGGGCCAGGAAGGCCCCTATGCGCCCGTTGCCGGCCACGACATCAACTATATCGCCCTGTCGGGCGTGCTGCATGCGCTGGGCCGCGAGGACAGCAAGCCGGTGCCGCCCATGAATCTGGTCGGCGACTTCGGCGGCGGCGGCATGATGCTGGCATTCGGCATCGCCTGCGCCCTGATCGAGGCCAGCAAGTCCGGCAAGGGCCAGGTGATCGACACCGCCATGGTCGACGGCGCGGCGCTGCTGATGGCGCCCATGTACGGCATGCAGGCCATGGGCCGCTGGAACGGCGACAAGCGCGGCGTGAACATCCTGGACACCGGCGCCCACTTCTATGAGGTCTATGAGACCAAGGACGGCAAATACATCTCGGTCGGCTCCATCGAACCCCAGTTCTACAAGCTGCTGGTCGAGAAATCCGGCATCGATGCCGACGTCTTCTCGGATCAGCATAACAAAGATAAATGGAGGGGTTACAAGGATACCCTCACAATGGTGTTCAAGACCAAGACGCGGGACGAATGGTGCGCCATCATGGAATACACCGATGTCTGTTTCGCGCCCGTCCTGTCCATGAACGAGGTCCACGAACATCCGCACAACAAGGAGCGCGGCACCTTCATCGAAGTGGCCGGCGTCCGTCAGCCCGGCCCGGCGCCGCGCTTCTCGCGCACCAAGCCGCAGGTCCAGCGCCCGTCGCCCGCACCCGGCGAGCACAATGAGGAAGCGCTGAAGGCCTATGGGTTCAGCGGCGCCGACATCGAAAAGCTGAAGACGGCCGGCGCGATCTAG
- a CDS encoding extracellular solute-binding protein — MALRLLVLLSLLIVTPAIAAGPMHGIAMHGAPKYSAGFEHTDYVNPAAPKGGRLVLSRAGSFDSLNPFIIRGNRADGVSLVFDTLMTRGLDEPFTLYGLVAESIEVPDDRSWVIFRLRPEARFHDGKPVTVDDVIFSLETLRDHGRPNHHTYYSQVTRIDRVGPRGVKFTFGASADRELPLILGLLPVLPRHWFDNRQFDRPSLDVIPGTGPYRVESVSPGRSITYRRDPGYWGRDLPINRGRFNFDEVRYDYFRDDDMALEAFKAGSVDFRAESSPRKWASAYDSKALRDGRIVKRVLPNGLPAGLNGLVFNTRRPMFRDIRVRAALVEAFNFEWLNQKLFYGAYSRTRGVFDNSELSAPLTPGKDELALAAELGASSHPALRGPLTPPPVSGPDDGGRVNLAKAKTAFDALGYKVVNGVLTGQDGMPFTFEIMLDDPANLRVAQQYARDLERLGIHVDARLVDSAQYQERMTTYDFDMAVYFWGQSLSPGNEQAFYWGVAAADSPGTRNYMGVKDPLIDRLVQRITAARTRAGLVTATRLLDRVLRAGVYVIPLYHLKGDRVAYWTRIAMPAVTPLTGYAPETWWSTGK; from the coding sequence ATGGCCCTTCGGTTGCTCGTGCTCCTGTCATTGCTGATCGTCACGCCGGCCATTGCAGCCGGTCCCATGCACGGAATCGCCATGCATGGCGCGCCCAAATACAGCGCGGGTTTCGAGCACACCGACTATGTCAATCCGGCGGCGCCCAAGGGCGGGCGGTTGGTGCTGTCCAGGGCCGGTTCGTTCGACAGCCTCAACCCGTTCATTATCCGGGGCAATCGGGCTGACGGCGTCTCGCTGGTATTCGATACGCTGATGACGCGCGGCCTCGACGAACCGTTCACACTCTATGGGCTGGTTGCCGAATCGATCGAGGTGCCTGACGACCGCTCCTGGGTGATCTTTCGCCTGCGGCCCGAGGCGCGGTTTCACGACGGCAAGCCGGTGACGGTCGACGACGTGATCTTTTCCCTGGAAACATTGCGCGATCATGGCCGCCCCAACCATCACACCTATTATTCGCAGGTCACCAGGATTGACCGTGTCGGCCCGCGCGGCGTGAAGTTCACTTTCGGCGCGTCCGCCGACCGCGAATTGCCGCTGATCCTTGGATTGCTGCCGGTGCTTCCCCGGCACTGGTTCGACAACCGGCAGTTCGATCGTCCGAGTCTCGACGTGATCCCGGGTACCGGCCCTTACCGGGTTGAATCCGTCAGTCCGGGCCGGAGCATCACCTATCGCCGTGATCCGGGCTATTGGGGGCGCGATCTGCCCATCAACCGGGGGCGGTTTAATTTCGACGAAGTCCGCTACGACTATTTTCGCGACGACGACATGGCGTTGGAAGCCTTCAAGGCAGGTTCGGTGGACTTCCGGGCCGAAAGCAGCCCGCGCAAATGGGCAAGCGCTTATGACAGCAAGGCATTGCGCGATGGCCGGATTGTCAAACGGGTGCTGCCCAACGGCCTGCCCGCCGGGCTGAACGGCCTGGTGTTCAATACCAGACGGCCGATGTTCCGCGATATCAGGGTGCGGGCGGCGCTGGTCGAGGCCTTCAATTTTGAATGGCTGAACCAGAAGCTGTTCTATGGCGCCTATTCACGGACCCGGGGCGTGTTCGACAATTCCGAATTGTCCGCCCCGCTCACGCCCGGCAAGGACGAACTGGCGCTGGCGGCCGAACTGGGCGCATCGTCCCACCCTGCCCTGCGCGGGCCACTCACTCCGCCGCCCGTGTCGGGGCCTGACGATGGAGGACGGGTCAATCTCGCCAAGGCCAAGACGGCATTCGACGCGCTGGGCTACAAGGTCGTGAACGGGGTGCTGACGGGGCAGGATGGCATGCCGTTCACGTTCGAGATCATGCTCGATGATCCCGCCAATCTCCGGGTGGCCCAGCAATATGCCCGCGACCTTGAGCGCCTGGGCATCCATGTCGACGCCCGGTTGGTTGATAGCGCCCAATACCAGGAGCGGATGACCACCTACGATTTCGATATGGCGGTCTATTTCTGGGGCCAGTCATTGTCACCCGGCAACGAACAGGCATTCTATTGGGGTGTGGCAGCTGCCGACAGCCCGGGAACGCGCAACTATATGGGCGTGAAGGACCCCCTGATCGACAGGCTGGTGCAGCGGATCACCGCCGCGCGGACTCGGGCCGGGCTGGTGACGGCCACGAGGCTGCTCGACCGGGTGCTGCGCGCCGGCGTCTACGTGATCCCGCTCTATCATCTCAAGGGTGACCGGGTCGCATACTGGACCAGGATCGCCATGCCGGCCGTCACGCCGCTGACCGGCTATGCCCCGGAAACCTGGTGGTCCACTGGCAAATAG
- a CDS encoding DUF1971 domain-containing protein: protein MQEIPDTVRPYQKTQVYTDKTTPGMMKNDHRVRSGVWAKIVVQKGEVVYEIPERNEQVTVTAEAPAVIEPVVMHRILPQAGSRFYLEYYR, encoded by the coding sequence ATGCAGGAGATTCCTGACACCGTCCGTCCGTACCAGAAGACGCAGGTCTACACCGACAAGACCACGCCCGGCATGATGAAGAACGACCATCGCGTACGCTCTGGTGTCTGGGCCAAGATCGTCGTCCAGAAGGGCGAGGTGGTCTACGAAATCCCCGAACGGAACGAACAGGTTACGGTAACCGCCGAGGCGCCGGCCGTGATCGAGCCGGTGGTGATGCACCGCATCCTGCCGCAGGCCGGTTCGCGCTTCTACCTGGAGTATTACCGCTAG